A region of Kribbella sp. NBC_01245 DNA encodes the following proteins:
- a CDS encoding IclR family transcriptional regulator, producing the protein MSEERAPSPAVARTLTVLETLVAADEDLTLTALAQKANIPLATCASIVYTLEQRDYATRRIVGRSHFWRPTLRLYGLATQLVRKVDLSTVAQREMRELADQLGMPVHIGVLTGASVVYVAKAAMPGFIQFDTYPGKVAPFNLTALGKAIAACLPEEELKPLLSQMAKGEGPRAHLATKASFVAELADVRKKGYALEDEEEQADIACVAAAFFDSSGHVGGAVGVTGFAKDLTARRRREAQVGLIELAALISRRLGAPQD; encoded by the coding sequence ATGAGCGAGGAGCGAGCACCTTCTCCCGCTGTCGCGCGGACGCTCACCGTGCTGGAGACGCTGGTCGCCGCCGACGAGGATCTGACCCTGACGGCCCTTGCACAGAAGGCGAACATCCCGCTCGCCACCTGCGCGTCGATCGTCTACACCCTCGAGCAGCGCGACTACGCGACCCGGCGGATCGTCGGCCGCAGCCACTTCTGGCGCCCGACCCTCCGGCTGTACGGATTGGCCACCCAGCTCGTCCGCAAGGTCGACCTGTCCACGGTCGCGCAACGCGAGATGCGGGAGCTCGCGGACCAACTCGGCATGCCCGTGCACATCGGCGTACTGACCGGCGCCTCGGTGGTGTACGTCGCCAAGGCGGCCATGCCCGGCTTCATCCAGTTCGATACGTACCCCGGCAAGGTCGCGCCGTTCAACCTGACCGCCCTCGGCAAGGCCATCGCGGCGTGCCTGCCCGAAGAGGAACTCAAGCCCTTGCTCAGCCAAATGGCCAAGGGCGAGGGACCGCGCGCGCATCTCGCGACCAAGGCGAGCTTCGTTGCCGAGCTGGCCGACGTCCGCAAGAAGGGTTACGCCCTCGAAGACGAGGAGGAGCAGGCCGATATCGCCTGCGTCGCCGCCGCGTTCTTCGACTCGTCGGGCCACGTCGGTGGTGCCGTGGGCGTGACCGGGTTCGCCAAAGACCTCACCGCTCGTCGGCGTCGCGAGGCCCAGGTCGGCCTGATCGAGCTGGCCGCCCTGATCTCCCGCCGCCTCGGCGCTCCCCAAGACTGA
- a CDS encoding amidohydrolase family protein: MIVDVHAHTPTHRDAVRADERRVYENWRTDRPVVTTNSWAEYDEAMSAADVSIVFNIAVDDPVAAVGLPYPPERCNDATAEFVAAAPDRRIGFLSVNPLDAGAIEETERSRDLGLKGVKLGPNYQNFDPLGEPALAYYAYCEQHGLPILFHQGASPIRHAPLRYTYPLVTDEIALRFPELRIVMAHMGHPWGLETVVTIRKHPHVYADVSSIYLRPWVLYQSLISAVEWGATGKLLLGSDFPIANTAEAIAGLWTVNDMLDGTKLPRVPDEVIEGIVHADALGALGLELPS; encoded by the coding sequence GTGATCGTCGACGTACACGCGCACACGCCCACGCATCGCGACGCGGTGCGGGCCGACGAGCGACGCGTCTACGAGAACTGGCGAACCGACCGTCCAGTGGTGACCACGAACTCCTGGGCCGAGTACGACGAGGCGATGTCCGCCGCGGACGTCTCGATCGTGTTCAACATCGCGGTGGACGACCCGGTCGCCGCGGTCGGTCTGCCGTATCCACCCGAGCGGTGCAATGACGCGACGGCCGAGTTCGTCGCGGCCGCACCCGATCGGCGGATCGGCTTCCTGTCCGTCAATCCGCTCGACGCCGGCGCCATCGAGGAGACCGAGCGCAGTCGCGACCTCGGGCTCAAGGGCGTCAAACTCGGACCGAACTACCAGAACTTCGACCCACTCGGTGAGCCCGCCCTCGCGTACTACGCCTACTGCGAGCAGCACGGTCTGCCGATCCTCTTTCACCAGGGCGCCTCACCGATCCGGCACGCGCCTTTGCGCTATACCTATCCGCTGGTCACGGACGAGATCGCGCTGCGCTTCCCGGAACTCAGGATCGTCATGGCGCACATGGGCCATCCGTGGGGACTTGAAACCGTCGTGACGATCCGGAAGCACCCACACGTCTATGCGGATGTCTCGTCGATCTACCTGCGGCCGTGGGTGCTGTACCAATCACTGATCTCGGCGGTCGAGTGGGGTGCGACGGGCAAGCTGTTGCTCGGTTCGGACTTCCCGATCGCCAATACCGCCGAGGCCATCGCCGGTCTGTGGACGGTCAACGACATGCTCGACGGCACCAAACTGCCGCGAGTACCGGACGAGGTGATCGAGGGCATCGTGCACGCCGACGCACTCGGCGCCCTGGGGTTGGAGCTGCCGTCATGA
- a CDS encoding dihydrodipicolinate synthase family protein — MTLEILDSAVLVRGISPVLEVPFTADGAVDYDGFDRVVRYVLGTGVSSVMFPGFASEFHKLSEDERAALTEILLGHTRHRPDVAAIIAVQDHATRLAVHRAEAAVAAGADLINLLPPHFLSPSRRSLIQHIEAVLAAVDPVPVVLQYAPTETGTSLDADVLGTIQARHPNLRLVKVESSPPGPLIAELAARTPPLPAVEGYAGVQLPDAVRRGAVGSQPGCSMTELYVEIWRLLSSGDPGDWEAGYDLHRRLLPYISYWMLDTERIIAAEKLISTRRGLFSSPHCREPAHHLDPEEVATINRFLTEFAAYLPPL, encoded by the coding sequence ATGACGCTGGAAATCCTGGACTCGGCCGTCCTCGTGCGAGGTATCTCGCCGGTGCTGGAGGTCCCGTTCACCGCGGACGGCGCGGTCGACTACGACGGTTTCGACCGGGTCGTCCGGTACGTCCTCGGCACAGGCGTCAGCAGCGTGATGTTCCCGGGCTTCGCCTCCGAATTCCACAAGCTGAGCGAGGACGAGCGGGCGGCCCTGACCGAGATCCTGCTCGGCCACACCCGGCACCGGCCCGACGTCGCCGCGATCATCGCCGTCCAGGACCACGCGACTCGCCTCGCAGTCCACCGTGCCGAAGCCGCCGTCGCCGCCGGGGCGGACCTGATCAACCTGCTGCCGCCGCACTTCCTCTCGCCTTCGCGTCGATCCCTGATCCAGCACATCGAGGCCGTACTCGCCGCGGTCGACCCGGTCCCGGTCGTCCTGCAATACGCGCCGACCGAGACCGGCACCAGCCTCGACGCCGACGTCCTCGGCACGATCCAGGCCCGCCACCCGAACCTCCGCCTGGTCAAGGTCGAGTCGAGTCCACCCGGCCCACTCATCGCCGAACTCGCCGCCCGCACGCCGCCACTACCAGCCGTCGAGGGATACGCCGGCGTGCAACTACCAGACGCCGTACGACGTGGTGCCGTTGGTTCCCAGCCGGGTTGTTCGATGACCGAGTTGTACGTCGAGATCTGGCGCCTGCTCAGCTCGGGCGATCCCGGCGACTGGGAAGCGGGCTACGACCTACACCGCCGGCTGTTGCCGTACATCTCCTATTGGATGCTCGACACCGAACGCATCATCGCCGCCGAAAAACTGATCTCCACCCGCCGAGGCCTCTTCTCCAGCCCCCACTGCCGCGAACCAGCCCACCACCTCGACCCCGAAGAAGTGGCCACCATCAACCGCTTCCTCACCGAGTTCGCCGCCTACCTCCCGCCGCTCTGA
- a CDS encoding NADPH-dependent FMN reductase codes for MTVFRLAVVCRSLAPERFGGTATAWFARQVDSRDDFKPDVIDLSATPLAELPGRIDQADAIVIVAPEYNHAYPGDLKTAIDAVREPWAAKPVAFLTYGGRSRGLRAAEQLRLVFAELHAVAIREGLSFHDVPGSFVNGDPTEPGTTEAATLLLNRLAWWSHTLREARTQTPYVL; via the coding sequence GTGACAGTCTTCCGCCTCGCCGTCGTTTGCCGCAGCCTCGCGCCCGAGCGATTCGGCGGTACGGCGACCGCGTGGTTCGCGCGGCAGGTCGATTCGCGCGACGACTTCAAGCCTGACGTCATCGATCTCTCGGCCACGCCGTTGGCGGAGTTGCCCGGGCGGATCGACCAGGCGGACGCCATCGTCATCGTCGCGCCCGAGTACAACCACGCCTACCCCGGCGACCTCAAGACCGCGATCGATGCCGTCCGCGAACCGTGGGCCGCAAAGCCCGTCGCCTTCTTGACGTACGGCGGCCGGTCGCGAGGCCTGCGTGCTGCCGAACAACTCCGCCTGGTCTTCGCCGAACTCCACGCCGTCGCCATCCGCGAAGGCCTCAGCTTCCACGACGTACCCGGCAGCTTCGTCAACGGCGACCCCACCGAACCCGGCACCACCGAAGCCGCCACCCTCCTCCTCAACCGCCTCGCCTGGTGGTCCCACACCCTCCGCGAAGCCCGCACCCAAACCCCCTACGTCCTCTGA
- a CDS encoding metallophosphoesterase family protein, producing MVSSVAVLSDIHGVLPVLDAVLADPDVAGAEAIVVTGDHAAGPQPVAVLDRLTALGNRVVLVRGNADRELVELAEGRPSTVGEPYEIDMWAAKQLSPEHVALLAGLPHPVTLDVTGFGPVLFCHGSPRDDDEVVLVDTRLDRWAEAFADLPADVQTVVCGHTHMPFTRLVDRRLVINPGSVGMPYGRPGGSWALLRDGAVTLRSTAVDIDAAIASVVADSSYPERRDWAEYYLRATSSDAQALTSFAPRDGRSTN from the coding sequence ATGGTGAGCAGTGTCGCGGTTCTGTCTGATATCCATGGCGTGCTGCCGGTGCTCGACGCGGTGCTGGCCGATCCCGATGTCGCCGGCGCCGAAGCCATCGTGGTCACCGGTGATCATGCGGCAGGCCCACAGCCGGTCGCGGTTCTGGATCGCCTAACCGCGCTGGGCAACCGTGTCGTGCTCGTCCGAGGCAACGCCGACCGCGAACTGGTCGAGCTAGCCGAAGGCAGGCCGTCGACCGTCGGCGAGCCCTACGAGATCGACATGTGGGCCGCCAAGCAACTGTCGCCCGAGCACGTCGCACTGCTTGCGGGCCTGCCCCACCCCGTGACCCTTGATGTGACGGGCTTCGGCCCGGTGCTGTTCTGCCACGGCTCCCCTCGCGACGATGACGAGGTCGTCTTGGTCGACACCCGACTGGACCGCTGGGCTGAGGCATTCGCCGACCTACCGGCCGATGTCCAGACTGTGGTCTGCGGGCACACGCATATGCCCTTCACCCGCCTCGTCGATCGTCGGCTGGTGATCAACCCAGGCAGTGTCGGCATGCCCTACGGGCGCCCGGGCGGGTCCTGGGCACTCCTGCGAGACGGAGCCGTCACGCTTCGATCGACCGCGGTGGACATCGACGCCGCGATCGCGAGTGTCGTCGCCGACTCGAGCTACCCCGAACGGCGTGACTGGGCCGAGTACTACCTCCGAGCCACTTCAAGCGACGCTCAGGCCCTGACCTCCTTCGCACCACGGGACGGCCGCTCGACCAACTGA
- a CDS encoding LLM class flavin-dependent oxidoreductase, whose amino-acid sequence MLDLSPVPSGTAPSAALGETLELARTVEAAGYHRIWLAEHHNIPSVVSSTPEVMIAAVAAVTKDIRVGSGGIMLPNHSPLKVAETFRVLAGLHPGRIDLGIGRAPGTDQRTALALRRSREALGADDFPEQYAEMRAYAEGFPAGHPFAPITAQPSDVPLPPVWILGSSAYGGQAAAALGAGFAYAGHFGELDPAAVIGSYREMFQPSPDQAEPHAIVSFAAIVAETEERAQQLARANELSILRLRSGRPGPMPTPEEAAAYPWTPEERAAVKQWAGLASVGTPDQVAAELADRTRRAGADELMVITSVHDPVERRHSYDLLANAWGLTPRAS is encoded by the coding sequence GTGCTTGATCTTTCGCCGGTGCCTTCGGGGACCGCGCCTTCCGCGGCGTTGGGGGAGACGCTCGAGTTGGCGCGAACGGTCGAGGCGGCCGGGTATCACCGGATTTGGCTGGCGGAGCATCACAACATCCCGAGTGTGGTGAGTTCGACGCCTGAGGTGATGATCGCGGCCGTCGCCGCCGTCACGAAGGACATTCGCGTCGGTTCGGGCGGGATCATGCTGCCGAACCACTCGCCACTCAAGGTCGCCGAGACCTTCCGCGTACTCGCGGGCCTGCACCCGGGCCGGATCGACCTCGGCATCGGCCGCGCCCCCGGCACCGACCAGCGCACCGCTCTCGCACTCCGCCGGAGTCGCGAGGCGTTGGGCGCCGATGACTTCCCCGAGCAGTACGCCGAGATGCGCGCGTATGCGGAGGGCTTCCCCGCGGGCCACCCCTTCGCGCCGATCACCGCGCAGCCGTCCGACGTACCGCTGCCGCCCGTCTGGATCCTCGGTTCCAGCGCGTACGGCGGCCAGGCGGCGGCCGCCCTCGGTGCCGGGTTCGCGTATGCGGGCCACTTCGGCGAGCTCGACCCGGCGGCCGTGATCGGGTCGTACCGCGAGATGTTCCAGCCTTCGCCCGACCAGGCCGAGCCGCATGCCATCGTCTCGTTCGCGGCCATCGTCGCCGAGACGGAAGAGCGCGCGCAGCAGCTCGCCCGGGCGAACGAGCTCTCGATCCTGCGCCTGCGTTCCGGTCGGCCCGGCCCGATGCCGACCCCAGAGGAAGCGGCCGCCTACCCGTGGACCCCGGAGGAGCGCGCGGCCGTGAAGCAGTGGGCCGGCCTGGCCTCTGTCGGTACGCCGGACCAGGTCGCCGCCGAACTGGCCGACCGAACTCGTCGAGCCGGCGCGGACGAGCTGATGGTCATCACGTCGGTCCACGACCCCGTCGAACGCCGCCACTCCTACGACCTGCTCGCCAACGCCTGGGGCCTAACGCCACGCGCCAGCTAA
- a CDS encoding Lrp/AsnC family transcriptional regulator codes for MPKDRRTPGPPPRPVPALDEVDRELVRLLAADGRMANNALADAVGIAPSTCLARVRSLRQRGIIRGFHAAVDLAALGRPLQAMVAVRIGAHNRAEVDRFRAKAPELPGVLALFHLSGANDYLLHVAAESPDALRDFVLDHLTADPAVVHAETSLIFEHVPGTHSL; via the coding sequence ATGCCGAAGGATCGTCGGACGCCCGGACCGCCACCGCGGCCCGTGCCTGCGCTCGATGAGGTGGATCGCGAACTGGTCCGCTTGCTCGCGGCCGACGGCCGGATGGCGAACAACGCGCTCGCGGACGCGGTCGGGATAGCGCCGTCGACCTGTCTGGCCCGGGTCCGGTCGCTGCGGCAGCGCGGCATCATCCGGGGGTTCCACGCGGCGGTGGATCTGGCCGCGCTCGGCCGTCCGTTGCAGGCGATGGTCGCGGTGCGGATCGGCGCGCACAATCGCGCCGAGGTCGATCGGTTCCGCGCGAAGGCGCCGGAGCTACCGGGTGTGCTCGCGCTCTTTCATCTCAGCGGCGCGAACGACTATCTGTTGCATGTGGCGGCCGAGTCGCCCGACGCGCTCAGGGATTTCGTGCTCGATCATCTGACCGCAGATCCTGCGGTGGTGCACGCGGAGACCAGTCTGATCTTCGAACACGTCCCGGGGACGCACTCGCTCTAG
- a CDS encoding trans-sulfuration enzyme family protein: MNQLDTRSVHAGREDLAELGVHVPPIDLSTTYPLPGVDAGGAAYDELSTGGHPTGSLVYQRLWNPNVARLEDALADLEYAEAAVAFGSGMAALTACLLATAAAGYPHVVALRPLYGGSDHLLASGLLGTTVTWVTASDQIARAIQPDTGLVIVETPANPTVDLVDLDEVSRQAGRVPVLVDNTFATPILQQPIRHGASLVLHSATKFIGGHGDVMGGLVATTGDWTARLRQIRAITGGLLHPLAAYELHRGLQTLPVRVRAQQEGAGKVAQWLTNHPAVEVVHYPGLPECDPLGLIGRQQAGPGAVLAITLMGGYDAAVRAAGRCRLITHAVSLGGVDTLIQHPAALTHRLVPGDAKPAAGVLRLSIGLEDPIDLIDDIDQALL; the protein is encoded by the coding sequence ATGAACCAGCTCGACACCCGTTCTGTGCATGCCGGCCGCGAGGATCTGGCCGAATTGGGCGTGCACGTACCGCCGATCGACCTGTCCACCACCTATCCGCTGCCCGGCGTCGACGCGGGCGGGGCGGCGTACGACGAGTTATCCACAGGCGGCCACCCGACCGGCAGCCTCGTCTACCAACGGCTGTGGAATCCGAATGTCGCGCGCCTCGAAGACGCTCTCGCCGACCTGGAGTACGCCGAGGCGGCCGTCGCGTTCGGCTCGGGCATGGCCGCGCTCACCGCGTGCCTGCTCGCCACCGCGGCCGCGGGTTATCCACATGTGGTCGCACTCCGGCCGCTGTACGGCGGCTCGGACCACCTGCTCGCCAGCGGCCTCCTCGGTACGACGGTCACCTGGGTCACCGCCTCGGACCAGATCGCGCGCGCCATCCAGCCGGACACCGGACTGGTCATTGTCGAGACGCCGGCCAATCCGACCGTCGACCTGGTTGATCTGGACGAGGTAAGCCGGCAGGCCGGGCGTGTCCCCGTGCTTGTGGATAACACCTTCGCGACGCCGATCCTGCAGCAGCCGATCCGGCATGGCGCGAGCCTCGTGCTGCATTCGGCCACCAAGTTCATCGGCGGCCACGGCGACGTGATGGGCGGGCTCGTCGCGACCACCGGCGACTGGACCGCGCGACTCCGCCAGATTCGCGCGATCACGGGCGGCCTGCTCCACCCCCTCGCGGCGTACGAGCTGCACCGGGGATTGCAGACGCTGCCGGTTCGGGTCCGTGCGCAGCAGGAGGGCGCGGGCAAGGTGGCCCAGTGGCTGACGAACCACCCGGCGGTGGAGGTAGTGCACTACCCGGGCCTGCCCGAGTGCGATCCGCTCGGGTTGATCGGGCGGCAGCAGGCCGGGCCGGGCGCGGTGCTCGCGATCACGCTCATGGGCGGGTACGACGCGGCCGTCCGCGCGGCCGGGCGGTGCCGCCTCATCACGCACGCCGTTTCGCTCGGCGGCGTCGACACATTGATCCAGCACCCCGCGGCGCTCACGCATCGCCTCGTACCGGGTGATGCGAAGCCCGCGGCCGGCGTACTGCGCCTGTCGATCGGCCTCGAGGACCCGATCGACCTGATCGACGACATCGACCAGGCGCTGCTCTAA
- a CDS encoding ClpP family protease, translating to MSENKQPNGLDQHIYQRLLWQRIVVLGEEVKDENANAVCAQLLLLNAEDPHKDIFLYINSPGGSVSAGLAIYDTMSFISNDVATVAMGLAGSMGQVLLACGAEGKRFALPHARIMMHQPSGGMGGTAADIRIQAEQMILVRKEMAKLLSERTGQTLERIEEDFDRDRWFTAEQAKDYGIVDKILTTAPVPA from the coding sequence ATGAGTGAGAACAAGCAGCCGAACGGGCTCGACCAGCACATCTACCAGCGTCTGCTCTGGCAGCGGATCGTCGTACTGGGTGAAGAGGTCAAGGACGAAAACGCCAACGCCGTCTGCGCTCAGCTCCTGCTGCTGAACGCGGAGGACCCGCACAAGGACATCTTCCTTTACATCAACTCCCCCGGCGGCTCCGTCTCCGCCGGGCTCGCGATCTACGACACGATGAGCTTCATCAGCAACGACGTCGCCACGGTGGCGATGGGGCTCGCCGGTTCGATGGGTCAGGTGCTGCTGGCCTGCGGTGCCGAGGGCAAGCGGTTCGCCCTGCCGCACGCGCGGATCATGATGCACCAGCCGTCCGGCGGCATGGGCGGAACGGCGGCCGACATCCGGATCCAGGCCGAGCAGATGATCCTGGTCCGCAAGGAGATGGCCAAGCTGCTCAGCGAGCGGACCGGGCAGACCCTCGAGCGGATCGAGGAAGACTTCGACCGGGACCGCTGGTTCACCGCTGAGCAGGCCAAGGACTACGGCATCGTCGACAAGATCCTGACCACTGCCCCAGTACCCGCCTAG
- a CDS encoding helix-turn-helix domain-containing protein codes for MLLRQVIGNVFRRIRLERGITLRELAELAQVSVPYLSEIERGRKEPSSEILAAICRALELDLTDLLDEVQFDLAAFREPQRLETTSIQVASTSYAPTSYRSSTPQAYALVA; via the coding sequence GTGCTGCTACGCCAGGTGATCGGGAACGTGTTCCGCCGGATCCGGCTCGAGCGGGGTATCACCCTGCGCGAACTCGCCGAGCTGGCCCAGGTGTCCGTGCCGTACCTCTCCGAGATCGAGCGTGGCCGCAAGGAGCCGTCGTCCGAGATCCTCGCCGCGATCTGCCGCGCCCTCGAGCTCGACCTGACCGACCTGCTCGACGAGGTCCAGTTCGACCTGGCCGCCTTCCGCGAGCCGCAGCGCCTGGAGACCACCTCGATCCAGGTCGCCTCCACGTCGTACGCCCCCACCTCGTACCGCTCCTCCACCCCGCAGGCGTACGCCCTCGTCGCCTAA
- a CDS encoding PadR family transcriptional regulator, whose translation MENITEMLKGVLEGCVLEIISRGETYGYEIASSLRTLGFVDVVEGTVYTILLRLEKNKLVDIEKKPSTMGPPRKFYSLNKAGQAELDAFWAKWDFVSLKINELKKGNQ comes from the coding sequence GTGGAGAACATCACCGAGATGTTGAAGGGCGTGCTCGAGGGCTGCGTGCTCGAGATCATCAGCCGCGGTGAGACGTACGGCTATGAAATCGCGTCGTCCCTGCGCACGCTCGGCTTCGTGGACGTCGTGGAAGGCACGGTCTACACCATTCTTCTGCGACTCGAGAAGAACAAGCTGGTCGATATCGAGAAGAAGCCGTCCACCATGGGCCCGCCCAGAAAGTTCTACTCGCTGAACAAGGCAGGCCAGGCCGAACTCGATGCTTTCTGGGCCAAATGGGACTTCGTCTCGCTCAAGATCAATGAACTGAAAAAGGGGAACCAATGA
- a CDS encoding DUF1048 domain-containing protein, with protein MNNFLKKILGDKKEWRAMEARADALPEDYQIVYTEIKSYMWKFTAGDGMDVVAILNDLLGLFETSAADGKRVLEVTGENVAEFCDELLRNANTYTENWRESLNQNVAKKLRRKGTEQ; from the coding sequence ATGAACAACTTCCTGAAGAAGATCCTCGGGGACAAGAAGGAGTGGCGGGCCATGGAGGCGCGGGCCGACGCGCTGCCGGAGGACTACCAAATCGTCTACACCGAGATCAAGTCGTACATGTGGAAGTTCACGGCCGGCGACGGGATGGATGTCGTCGCGATCCTGAATGATCTGCTCGGGCTGTTCGAAACCAGCGCGGCAGACGGCAAGCGCGTGCTGGAAGTCACTGGCGAGAATGTGGCCGAATTCTGCGACGAGCTTTTGCGGAACGCCAACACCTACACCGAGAACTGGCGTGAGTCGCTGAACCAGAACGTGGCGAAAAAGCTCCGGCGTAAGGGGACAGAGCAGTGA
- a CDS encoding ABC transporter ATP-binding protein, with protein sequence MTDIAIEIKGLTKSFKETSVLKGVDLEVRRGEIFALLGSNGAGKTTTVNILSTLLKQDGGTASVFGFDTQSQSERVREQISLTGQFAAVDGILTGRENLVFVARLRAVSNPTQVADDLLQQFGLTAAANKRVDTYSGGMARRLDIAMSLVGTPPVIFLDEPTTGLDPEGRLEVWKTVKKLADDGTTILLTTQYLDEAEQLADRIAILHGGKIIANGTLDELKRLFPPAEVEYIEKQPTLEEIFLAIISKKGDEVDR encoded by the coding sequence GTGACGGACATCGCCATTGAGATAAAAGGTCTGACGAAGTCCTTCAAGGAGACGAGCGTCCTGAAAGGTGTCGACCTCGAAGTGCGGCGCGGAGAGATCTTCGCGCTGCTCGGATCGAACGGCGCCGGCAAGACGACGACGGTCAACATCCTCTCGACGCTGCTCAAACAGGACGGCGGCACTGCCAGCGTTTTCGGCTTCGACACCCAGAGTCAGTCGGAGCGAGTGCGCGAGCAGATCAGCCTGACGGGACAGTTCGCCGCCGTCGACGGCATTCTCACCGGTCGGGAAAATCTCGTATTCGTCGCCAGGCTGCGGGCCGTTTCCAACCCGACCCAGGTTGCCGACGATCTGCTTCAGCAGTTCGGGTTGACCGCCGCGGCCAACAAGCGAGTCGACACCTATTCCGGTGGCATGGCCCGACGGCTCGATATCGCCATGAGCCTCGTCGGAACGCCGCCGGTCATCTTCCTCGACGAGCCGACCACGGGACTCGACCCAGAAGGACGGCTCGAGGTCTGGAAAACCGTCAAGAAGCTCGCCGACGACGGCACGACGATTCTTTTGACCACGCAATACCTCGACGAGGCAGAACAACTCGCGGACAGGATCGCCATCCTGCACGGCGGGAAGATCATCGCGAACGGAACGCTCGACGAACTCAAGCGGCTCTTCCCGCCCGCGGAGGTCGAATACATCGAAAAACAACCGACCCTGGAGGAGATCTTCCTCGCCATCATCAGCAAAAAGGGAGACGAGGTAGACCGATGA
- a CDS encoding ABC transporter permease — protein sequence MRVLRHTVILFGRSMRHIQRSPDTIITVAITPIMLMLLFVYVFGGAINAGTDNYVNYMLPGILLIAIASGVAYTAFRIFTDTQKGIVARLQSMPIARSAVLWGHVLTSMVSNAISLLIIIGVAVAMGFRSSANVASWLGAAGILALFTLALTWLAVIPGLTAKTIDGASAFSYPLIFLPFISSAFVPTDTMPGPVRAFAENQPVTAIVETLRSLLNSQPAGADIWTALAWCIGITVVAYIFAIRVYKRTQ from the coding sequence ATGAGAGTTCTACGCCACACGGTCATCCTGTTCGGGCGTTCCATGCGCCACATCCAGCGCAGCCCGGACACGATCATCACCGTCGCGATCACACCGATCATGCTGATGCTGCTGTTCGTGTACGTCTTCGGTGGCGCGATCAACGCCGGCACCGACAACTATGTGAACTACATGCTGCCCGGCATTCTCCTGATCGCCATTGCCAGCGGCGTCGCCTACACCGCTTTCCGGATCTTCACCGACACGCAAAAGGGAATTGTCGCCCGGTTGCAATCCATGCCCATCGCGCGCTCCGCAGTGCTGTGGGGGCACGTGCTGACCTCGATGGTGTCCAACGCGATCTCGCTGCTCATCATCATCGGAGTCGCCGTGGCGATGGGCTTCCGGTCCAGCGCGAATGTGGCTTCCTGGCTCGGCGCGGCAGGCATCCTCGCCCTGTTCACGCTCGCGCTGACCTGGCTGGCGGTCATTCCCGGGCTGACGGCCAAGACCATCGACGGTGCCTCCGCGTTCTCCTACCCGCTGATCTTCCTGCCGTTCATCAGCTCCGCCTTCGTGCCCACCGACACCATGCCGGGCCCGGTCCGCGCGTTCGCGGAGAACCAGCCCGTCACGGCCATCGTCGAGACGCTGCGCTCCTTGCTCAACAGCCAGCCCGCCGGTGCCGACATCTGGACCGCACTCGCCTGGTGCATCGGAATCACGGTCGTCGCCTACATCTTCGCCATCAGGGTTTACAAGCGAACCCAGTGA
- a CDS encoding VOC family protein, producing the protein MSSLVRHITFDAHNAYEIATFWAKVVDGHVHPDDKPEDDSVLVVTKDGADLLFEQNPDDKTVKNRVHFDLQPTERTRDDEVAWLQTIGATIYNDHRRPDGTGWVTMHDPEGNEFCVERGPADRRTEANQDE; encoded by the coding sequence ATGAGTTCACTGGTTCGGCACATCACGTTCGACGCCCACAACGCGTACGAGATCGCCACGTTCTGGGCCAAGGTGGTCGACGGCCACGTCCACCCGGACGACAAGCCGGAGGACGACAGCGTGCTGGTCGTGACCAAGGACGGTGCCGACCTGCTGTTCGAGCAGAACCCCGATGACAAGACGGTCAAGAACCGGGTCCACTTCGACCTGCAGCCCACCGAGCGGACCCGCGATGACGAGGTGGCCTGGCTGCAGACGATCGGCGCCACCATCTACAACGATCACCGCCGCCCGGACGGTACCGGCTGGGTGACCATGCACGATCCCGAGGGCAACGAGTTCTGCGTCGAGCGCGGTCCCGCCGATCGCCGTACCGAGGCGAACCAGGATGAATGA